A region of the Methanomassiliicoccales archaeon genome:
GGTCGAAAGAAGAGCACTTAATGAGAAACCACCATCAGGAATGACACTCAGAGAGCATATTATAAAAATAATATACGAAGAATTGGTACGAATTTTAGGCAAACCAAAGCAACTTTCGTTAGGAAAACAAACTATTCTCATGGTAGGCCTTTATGGCCAAGGAAAAACCACCCAAACAGGTAAATTGGCGCGATATCTCCATAAACGCGGTTTGAAAGTTGGTATAATTGCTGCAGATGTACATCGTCCTGCAGCATATGAACAACTTAAACAAATAGGAGAAAAAATAAACGTCCCCGTTTTCGGTATTCCTGACGAGAAAAATGCGGCAAAAATCGTAGAGAAAGGAATAGAATATTTTCATGCCATGGATGTCAAAATTATAGATACTTCTGGAAGACACGCCCTGGAAAATGAATTGATAGCAGAGATAAAGAGAGTGGCAGAAATAGCAAAAGCTGAGGAGCGGATTCTGGTACTGGATGCATCAGTAGGGCAACAGGCTGGGACACAAGCCCAGGCATTCCATGAGGCCGTGGGTGTTACGAGCGTAATTTTGACCAAAATGGATGGGTCAGCAAAAGGAGGTGGCGCGCTATCCGCGGTTGCCAAGACCCAAGCGCCAATTGTATTCATAGGAACCGGCGAACATTTAGAAGATCTGGAGCCTTTCAATCCGGAAAGATTCATATCCCGACTTCTAGGAATGGGCGATATACAGACTTTATTGGAAAGAGCTAGAGAAACGATAACTGAGGAAAAAGCCCTTGAAACTACCAAGAAGATAATGTCTGGTCGTTTTACGTTAAAGGAAATGTATGAGCAGATGGAAATGGTTACGAACATGGGGCCCCTTAAGAAACTCCTTTCCATGCTTCCAGGCTTTGGTATGGGTCTAACAGAAAAGATCAATGTTGAGGAGACACAAAAGCGCTTGGCGATATTTCGTGTTATTATGGATTCAATGACAGAGGAAGAAATGGAAGATCCAAAAATAATCAAATCCTCTAGAGTTATGAGGATTGCGAGAGGAGCAGGAGTAGACCCTAAGGAAGTAAGAGCATTATTACATCAATATAATACTTCCAAACGAGCTGTTAAAGGTCTTATGGGAAACCGAAAATTGCGTCGTCAGATGTTGAAACAGCTAGAATCTAGCAATATTGGAGGGTCGCAGTGAGGCGCTTTATAGTTATCGGTCATCGAGCTATTACCTCCGGAGACTTTAAATTAGATGATTTGGCTGGCGGAACAGGGAGGTTGGATATTCTTCTACGTTGTATAAATTCCACCTTCTTTATTTCTCATGATATAAGACGTGATGCAGAAATATTTCTGATCCTGCAAGGAGCACCAAATCCACCAAAAACCATAAGGTTGGTAGGAGCTGAGCTCAAATACTTGAATCCGGACGAGAGATCGACGGCCGCTCTCCTACGCAATGCATTGATGCAAAAAGTGATCTTGGAAGAAAGGTCATCACCTGGCATTTATATATCTAACCGTAGTTATCAAGAAGTTCTTAACAGCCTTTCTGGAAAATCCCAGATAATATATCTTAAGGAGAGTGGCGAGGATGTGCGAAATTTCCATTTCGGGAATGATGTTACATTTGTACTTGGAGACGATAATGATCTAACGATGGATGAAGAAAAAGCTTTGCTAGCTTGCAACCCAAAGGTTATATCCCTCGGCCCGAAATCCTATCACGCAGATCATTGCATAACTATAGTCAATAATGAGCTAGATCGGAGAGAAGGACAAAAGTGATTAAATGGACTCCTTAGCTGTTTGAGCCATTTTTTTAGCTAAAAGCTCAACTTTACAAATATCATCCTTCATAGGATATCCATTGACTTCTATCGTACCCAATATCTCCATTTTGAGCGGTGCTAATGTTTCCGCGGCCTGCTTTACAGCGCCACCTCCCCAACCGTAAGAAGAGAGGATTGCTGCAAAACGAGCAGGCGGTTTTAAGATTTTTACTAAGTTTGCAGCGTGAAGTCCTAAGGGATGCATTCCATTTAAAACAGTAGGTGCTGCTAGAACTATTCCACAAGAGTCGACTAGATCACCAGCCATAGTAGCTAAATCACTGACTGTGAGATCATAAACTACTACTTCAACGCCCTCTTTTGATAATGTTTGCCAAAAGACGTCCACCATTGCTTTTGTTGCGCCCCACATTGAAACATAAAATACCACGATTTTTGGTTTTGTCTTTCCCCCAGTCCAAGATAAATAAGCTGATATTATTAGTAAAGGATCTCGATGCATTGGGCCATGACTTGGCGCTATTAAAGCGATATCCAGTCCAGATATTTTTTCCAATGCAGATTTTCCATTTTTAGAGAATGGCATCATGATTTCTCCGAAGTATTTCTTCGCATAATGCATGTAGTCCTCCACCTCATCAGAGTAGACCCCATTTGCATTATGCGCTCCAAAGAAATCACAGGTAAATAACACTCTACTTTCCTCCAAATAAGTGAACATCGTCTCGGGCCAATGAAGAAATGGTGCCTCTATAAAGCGAAGGGTTAATTCTCCAAGTTGGATTCTATCCCCTTCCTTCACGATGGACATTTTGTCATCACTTATCCCATACATTATCTTCGCCATCTTAGCTCCTTTACTTGTCAAAATGAGTTTTGCATGGGGGTTTTCATTTAAAACGAACGGTACAGCTCCAGCATGATCGGGTTCAGCATGGTTCATTATCACATAATCTATTTTTCCCCAGGCTTTCATCTGTAACAATTTTGTCTTGAGTTCAGATTCAAATCCTGGATTTACAGTGTCGATCAAGGCCATCTTATCTTTTCCAGTTAAAAGATAGCAATTGTAAGTTGTTCCAGAAGGAAGCGGAATTAAAGAATCGAATAATCGTCTTTCCCAATGTCTTATTCCTACCCAATAGACTCCTGCCGCCAACTCTATAATTTCATGCATGGTATTTTCAAAGTTGAAAGAATATCGCGATATTTAAACATGCGTTAAGAATAAACGTCAAGATTAAAAAGGCGTAAAAGATTGAATGCCCTGGATGATCGAAAAAATTGCGCAGCACAAACACTGTAGAAAATGTGGAAAAGCCTTCATTGGTGATGGCACGGAATGCTCTGAAAAATGCAAAGAAGAATACGAAAATACAATGCAAAAAAAGAAAAGACAGTTGATAATTTTGTATATAGCAACCTTCATCATACTCATACTTGCATTAATATATGTAGGTATATGAGAAAAGTGGCAGTAGGCGGCACTTTTAACGTACTTCATAAAGGGCATCGTGCTCTTTTAGATAAAGCGTTTGCCGTTGGCGATGAAGTTGTAATTGGAATAATGTCAGATGATTATGTTACAAAAAATAAGCGCTTTCATATTCCTCTCAATATCAGGATTTCTGCAGTCAGAGATTATGTTGCTTCTAAAGGGAAACCGTATTCAATAAATATAATTGATGACCCAACAGGAAATTTATTGAGCGACCCCGACTTGATCGGTTTGGTAGTGTCACCTGAGCGTTGGATAGAGGCAAGCGATTATTCTAGTCGAAGGAAAGCTCTAGGCTTACCTGAACTTCAATTGTATAGAATAGGCTATGTGCTTGCAGATGATTGCACGCCTATCAGTTCTTCAAGAATACTTCAAGGAGAAATAGACACTGAAGGAAAAATGCTGCGACCCATACGAGTGTCCGTAAGCTCTGAAAATCCTGCAAAGTTGAAGGCAGTACAAAATGTCATGTCTCGTCTATACAGAAATGTTGAAGTAAAAGGTGTCAGGATAAGTACGCGCTTATCTTCGGAGCCTTGGGGAGATGATGTAGAGCGATTGACAATAGAGTACGCTCGCAAATGCATAGGAACTGCTGACTACGGTATTGGACTTGAGGATGGATTATTTAAAAGAAATAGCGACGTTTTCAAAGTCCAATTCTGCGCTATAGTGGACAGAATGAACAGGATAACTATAGGTCATGGGTCAGGTTTTAAGTATCCGCCTCTAATCGGTGAACTTATTAGCAAGGGTCTTAGTGTTTCTCAGGCTTTCCACGAATCCTTTGGATTAGAAAAATCATATTTTGACGTAGAAGAAGTCAATTTTTTGACTAATGGCATGCTTCAGCAAACCGAAATAAATGAGCAGGCCATCTTAGCAGCCATGATACCTCGAATTCGTAAAGAGCTTTATTTTGAATTATGAGCTCTTTCTCTTCTTTCTTTAACAAAACATAGATAGTCATCTAATGTTTTACAATTAACGATCCCTATACATTCAAAACGTTTGTATTTGCGGCAATAAAACCCCTGCTCATTAAATTCACAATTAACCGTTCGATCAGCTAGACATTTATCTTTTATACACCCAAAGCCGTCATAAGGACCACGGCAAATTCCCTTTGCATCC
Encoded here:
- the trmY gene encoding tRNA (pseudouridine(54)-N(1))-methyltransferase TrmY, which produces MRRFIVIGHRAITSGDFKLDDLAGGTGRLDILLRCINSTFFISHDIRRDAEIFLILQGAPNPPKTIRLVGAELKYLNPDERSTAALLRNALMQKVILEERSSPGIYISNRSYQEVLNSLSGKSQIIYLKESGEDVRNFHFGNDVTFVLGDDNDLTMDEEKALLACNPKVISLGPKSYHADHCITIVNNELDRREGQK
- a CDS encoding DUF2116 family Zn-ribbon domain-containing protein codes for the protein MPWMIEKIAQHKHCRKCGKAFIGDGTECSEKCKEEYENTMQKKKRQLIILYIATFIILILALIYVGI
- a CDS encoding signal recognition particle protein Srp54; this encodes MVLEGLGESLRGVLKKIAKADKVDEILVKEITRDIQRALLQADVNVQLVLNLTKEVERRALNEKPPSGMTLREHIIKIIYEELVRILGKPKQLSLGKQTILMVGLYGQGKTTQTGKLARYLHKRGLKVGIIAADVHRPAAYEQLKQIGEKINVPVFGIPDEKNAAKIVEKGIEYFHAMDVKIIDTSGRHALENELIAEIKRVAEIAKAEERILVLDASVGQQAGTQAQAFHEAVGVTSVILTKMDGSAKGGGALSAVAKTQAPIVFIGTGEHLEDLEPFNPERFISRLLGMGDIQTLLERARETITEEKALETTKKIMSGRFTLKEMYEQMEMVTNMGPLKKLLSMLPGFGMGLTEKINVEETQKRLAIFRVIMDSMTEEEMEDPKIIKSSRVMRIARGAGVDPKEVRALLHQYNTSKRAVKGLMGNRKLRRQMLKQLESSNIGGSQ
- a CDS encoding FprA family A-type flavoprotein codes for the protein MAAGVYWVGIRHWERRLFDSLIPLPSGTTYNCYLLTGKDKMALIDTVNPGFESELKTKLLQMKAWGKIDYVIMNHAEPDHAGAVPFVLNENPHAKLILTSKGAKMAKIMYGISDDKMSIVKEGDRIQLGELTLRFIEAPFLHWPETMFTYLEESRVLFTCDFFGAHNANGVYSDEVEDYMHYAKKYFGEIMMPFSKNGKSALEKISGLDIALIAPSHGPMHRDPLLIISAYLSWTGGKTKPKIVVFYVSMWGATKAMVDVFWQTLSKEGVEVVVYDLTVSDLATMAGDLVDSCGIVLAAPTVLNGMHPLGLHAANLVKILKPPARFAAILSSYGWGGGAVKQAAETLAPLKMEILGTIEVNGYPMKDDICKVELLAKKMAQTAKESI
- a CDS encoding pantetheine-phosphate adenylyltransferase, yielding MAVGGTFNVLHKGHRALLDKAFAVGDEVVIGIMSDDYVTKNKRFHIPLNIRISAVRDYVASKGKPYSINIIDDPTGNLLSDPDLIGLVVSPERWIEASDYSSRRKALGLPELQLYRIGYVLADDCTPISSSRILQGEIDTEGKMLRPIRVSVSSENPAKLKAVQNVMSRLYRNVEVKGVRISTRLSSEPWGDDVERLTIEYARKCIGTADYGIGLEDGLFKRNSDVFKVQFCAIVDRMNRITIGHGSGFKYPPLIGELISKGLSVSQAFHESFGLEKSYFDVEEVNFLTNGMLQQTEINEQAILAAMIPRIRKELYFEL